Proteins encoded in a region of the Diospyros lotus cultivar Yz01 unplaced genomic scaffold, ASM1463336v1 tig00010963_1, whole genome shotgun sequence genome:
- the LOC127793470 gene encoding syntaxin-22-like isoform X2, whose amino-acid sequence MSFQDLQNNGARPFPSSSQSPSQAVAAGIFQIKTAVAAFRRLVDAVGTAKDTPDHRQKLVDTRQRIMQLVKETSAKLKIVSDSDRSANVDPSKRIEDAKLARDFQTTLQEFQKVQQLASERESTYSPFTATSSMSQTTISIQSPAVSTDQENQPFLMEHKRQEILLLGNEIAFNEAIMEEREQGIRDIQDQIGQANEIFKDLAVLVHEQGIVIDDIQSNIEASSDATTQARVQLSKTSKSIKSKCSWCWWALAVLVVVLVIVFLILII is encoded by the exons ATGAGTTTTCAGGATCTCCAGAACAATGGCGCCAGGCCCTTCCCCTCTTCATCTCAGAGTCCCTCGCAAGCCGTGGCCGCCGGCATATTCCAGATCAAAACTGCCGTCGCTGCCTTCCGGAGGCTCGTCGACGCTGTCGGCACCGCTAAGGACACTCCCGATCACCGTCAAAAGCT GGTCGATACAAGACAACGGATTATGCAGTTGGTGAAGGAAACTTCTGCTAAGCTCAAAATCGTTAGTGATTCCGACCGCTCTGCCAATGTCGAT CCAAGCAAGAGAATAGAAGATGCTAAGCTTGCAAGAGATTTTCAAACTACCTTGCAAGAGTTCCAGAAAGTTCAACAGCTAGCTTCTGAGCGTGAGTCTACTTACTCACCCTTTACCGCGACATCCTCCATGAGCCAAAC AACTATCTCTATTCAATCTCCAGCAGTTAGCACTGACCAGGAGAACCAACCATTCCTTATGGAACATAAAAG GCAGGAGATATTACTTCTAGGAAATGAAATTGCGTTCAATGAAGCTATAATGGAGGAACGAGAACAAGGTATCAGAGACATACAAGATCAAATTGGGCAGgcaaatgaaatttttaaagacTTAGCTGTTCTAGTTCACGAGCAAGGAATAGTTATTG ATgacattcaatcaaatattgaaGCTTCCTCTGATGCAACCACACAGGCTAgagtacagttatccaaaacgtCCAAAAGCATCAAATCTAAATGCTCTTGG